One Coprobacter fastidiosus genomic window, AATACCCAAACGTGCAATTTCAAACCAACGGTCAAATTCTCCTGCCATCTCTATTCGTTTTTCTTTTAAGATAGCATCCTGCGTAACATCATAAGGAGCATAAGCGACATCTTGAAAATTAGCTGCCGGAATCGATATATATTGAGAATTAGGATTATCCGGATCTAACAATTTACGAGCACGTTGACGAATTTTATTCACATAATCGACCGCTTTACGAGAATCGCCGGTCTCATTTAATGCTTCGGCAAATAACAATAATGCTTCCGGATAACGCATTACACGATAATTTCGTCCGTTTGTAGAACCCTCGCTACGGAATATATAATATTTAACAAAAATCATCCCATCTCCATAATTAAACCATCCGATTTGAGGAGATGTCTCCTCTTGTTTATAATATTCACTGATCGTACGTCCTGTAATGGTAAACAATTTCCGAGGATCATTCTGAAATTGATTATTCAAATCATTTGTCGGTGTAATAGCTATTGTTGAAGAAGTTCCTCCTAACGAATTTATCAAAGAACCTCCACACGGCCAACTTTCATTTGTCGAAACTCCCGAGCCGGAATAATCATAATGATTTATTTCTATCAACGATTCAGGAGAAAACTCACCCTCAAGCCGGAATATTTTATCGAACTCATCCAATTGATGAATACTTACTACATCTTGTCCTGCAAAAACAGTCTCTTTGGTAGCCGAAGGATCTAATACCAAACGTTTTGCCAAAGACTCCCACGACTCATTAGGATAATTTTCATCGAATTTCAGTATTTGATTATAAGTCAAATTTTTACCTTCAATAAAAAATTCTCCAATCTCCCGTGCCTCTTGCCATTTTTGCTCCTTATCCACCAATGTCAACTTTACGCCCGGCGATGCTTCATATACCAATACTTTCATCAGCAATCCTAAAGCTCCGCCGACTCCAATCTGTCCGGCCTCAGTTAACTGATAACGACCTCTACGCAAAATCAGAATTGCTTCACGCAAATCCTTTTCGATATAAGCATACACC contains:
- a CDS encoding RagB/SusD family nutrient uptake outer membrane protein, whose amino-acid sequence is MKKLIYILLAMYPLFFSSCEDYFEPEQTGLVEGDVFYKDLNNLRIGLNSVYNLMQSQQYQLSEIIFGEAMSDNSWNKQDVEINEMGQLVNFQFNTENTYILQRYQINYQGINKANQVIRSAPYVDYRANGTSEKEIREVLGQAKLLRALFYFNLVKTYGGVSIQPEDVDLGNMVVPRSSLDEVYAYIEKDLREAILILRRGRYQLTEAGQIGVGGALGLLMKVLVYEASPGVKLTLVDKEQKWQEAREIGEFFIEGKNLTYNQILKFDENYPNESWESLAKRLVLDPSATKETVFAGQDVVSIHQLDEFDKIFRLEGEFSPESLIEINHYDYSGSGVSTNESWPCGGSLINSLGGTSSTIAITPTNDLNNQFQNDPRKLFTITGRTISEYYKQEETSPQIGWFNYGDGMIFVKYYIFRSEGSTNGRNYRVMRYPEALLLFAEALNETGDSRKAVDYVNKIRQRARKLLDPDNPNSQYISIPAANFQDVAYAPYDVTQDAILKEKRIEMAGEFDRWFEIARLGILSERMASVYKNAPVEQPSGKIRERGKYFRKGVNEIFPIPQEEISISNGVIEQNFGY